A single window of Periophthalmus magnuspinnatus isolate fPerMag1 chromosome 9, fPerMag1.2.pri, whole genome shotgun sequence DNA harbors:
- the klhl22 gene encoding kelch-like protein 22 isoform X1: MRLRTVVTGASKCTWTIPRKLAEDNAMKPEYKFPAMAEDRDLGRPPIGERRKGRQTFWSSSHFCSLLDGLVGLRQSGLLFDVVLLVEGRPIQAHRILLAASCDYFRGMFAGGLRETQQNEIPIHGVTYLAMKKILDYIYTSEIELDLECVQDVLVAATLLQLEIVIGFCCDFLYSWLDETNILEVHHLADMYGLEQLKTRVHSYILKNIQSLSRTDVYRQLPQEEVYRALSSNELQVNSENEVYEAALHYHFSPEQVETDQVYLQVSQQDNLKMLETVRFCLIEKHILERLHSRLSPCPLRDLVSEALKYHELEILQPVLQSPLTQPRSTLHCILGFGGMFCSIPYIDPEPLFQVYHPSWGEWRTLNAAPGPQMSNQGIVVLNNFVYLIGGDKNTRRFRAETRCWRYDPRHNRWCTIQPLQRQHADHCVCVAGGHIYAIGGRDYSNELDTVERYDPRTNRWEYVAPLKREVYAHAGATVDGKIYITCGRRGMTYLKETYCYDPAVDAWTECALGPVERAWHGMASVNGRVYVIGGSNDQHGYRRDVVKVGCFNPANNSWSVVNPLPAGHGEPGVAVLDSRIYILGGRSHDRGDRMKYVHVYNSEADEWDTDTEFTECVSGLAACVVLMPPAVIAQTKSWEGSKASWDDVAENSEASSED, translated from the exons ATGCGTTTAAGAACCGTCGTTACTGGGGCATCTAAATGTACATGGACGATACCACGGAAGTTAGCAGAAG ATAACGCAATGAAGCCCGAGTACAAGTTTCCTGCTATGGCTGAAGACAGAGACCTGGGGCGGCCTCCAATTGGAGAACGTCGCAAGGGCCGACAAACATTCTGGAGCTCGTCCCACTTCTGCAGCCTGCTAGACGGCCTGGTGGGGCTCAGACAGTCCGGGCTACTGTTTGATGTGGTGCTCCTGGTGGAGGGGCGACCCATACAGGCTCACCGCATACTGCTGGCAGCCTCCTGTGACTACTTCAG AGGAATGTTTGCTGGAGGGCTTCGTGAGACGCAACAAAATGAGATCCCGATTCATGGAGTAACATACTTAGccatgaagaaaatacttgattACATCTACACTTCAGAGATTGAGTTAGACCTGGAGTGTGTACAGGATGTTCTGGTTGCTGCCACTTTGTTACAG CTTGAGATTGTCATTGGCTTCTGTTGTGACTTCCTCTACTCCTGGCTGGATGAGACAAACATTTTAGAGGTCCACCATCTTGCTGATATGTATGGACTGGAACAGCTCAAAACTCGAGTCCACTCCTACATCCTCAAGAACATCCAGAGCCTGTCTCGGACTGATGTGTACCGACAGCTGCCCCAAGAGGAGGTGTACAGGGCCCTGAGCAGTAATGAGCTTCAGGTGAACAGCGAGAATGAGGTGTATGAGGCAGCGCTGCACTATCACTTCAGCCCAGAGCAGGTGGAAACTGACCAGGTCTACCTCCAGGTCAGTCAACAG gacAACCTGAAAATGCTGGAGACGGTGCGCTTCTGTCTGATTGAGAAGCATATATTGGAGAGGTTGCACAGCAGACTCAGCCCATGTCCTCTGAGGGATCTGGTTTCTGAAGCTCTTAAATATCATGAACTGGAAATCCTGCAGCCTGTCCTCCAAAGTCCTCTGACTCAGCCACGCTCCACTCTGCACTGTATCCTGGGATTTGGGGGCATGTTCTGCTCCATCCCATACATCGACCCAGAACCTCTGTTTCAGGTGTATCACCCGAGCTGGGGCGAGTGGAGGACTCTGAATGCAGCGCCTGGTCCACAGATGTCCAACCAGGGCATTGTGGTGCTTAACAATTTTGTGTACCTCATCGGTGGGGATAAGAACACCAGGAGGTTTAGGGCTGAGACTCGCTGTTGGAG GTATGACCCTCGCCATAACCGCTGGTGCACTATCCAGCCTTTGCAGCGGCAGCATGCGGAccattgtgtttgtgtggcagGTGGTCACATTTACGCCATTGGAGGTCGGGATTATAGCAATGAACTGGACACTGTGGAGCGCTACGACCCACGCACTAACAGATGGGAATATGTAGCACCTCTAAAACGAGAG GTCTATGCACATGCTGGGGCCACTGTTGATGGAAAAATATACATCACTTGTGGTCGAAGAGGAATGACCTACCTCAAAGAGACTTACTGCTATGACCCTGCAGTGGATGCTTGGACAGAGTGCGCACTGGGGCCAGTGGAGCGGGCCTGGCACGGCATGGCCTCAGTGAATGGACGTGTTTATGTTATCGGGGGAAGTAATGATCAACACGGGTATCGACGAGATGTTGTCAAG GTGGGATGCTTCAACCCAGCCAATAACTCTTGGTCTGTGGTGAACCCACTGCCCGCTGGTCACGGAGAGCCTGGTGTTGCAGTCCTGGACAGTCGCATTTACATCCTGGGGGGGCGCTCTCACGATAGGGGTGACAGGATGAAGTATGTGCATGTGTACAACAGCGAGGCAGATGAGTGGGACACGGACACTGAGTTTACAGAGTGCGTCTCTGGGCTGGCCGCCTGTGTCGTTCTCATGCCCCCTGCTGTTATCGCTCAGACCAAGAGCTGGGAGGgcagcaaagcatcatgggacgACGTTGCAGAAAACTCAGAGGCCTCCAGTGAGGACTGA
- the klhl22 gene encoding kelch-like protein 22 isoform X2 — protein sequence MRLRTVVTGASKCTWTIPRKLAEDNAMKPEYKFPAMAEDRDLGRPPIGERRKGRQTFWSSSHFCSLLDGLVGLRQSGLLFDVVLLVEGRPIQAHRILLAASCDYFRGMFAGGLRETQQNEIPIHGVTYLAMKKILDYIYTSEIELDLECVQDVLVAATLLQLEIVIGFCCDFLYSWLDETNILEVHHLADMYGLEQLKTRVHSYILKNIQSLSRTDVYRQLPQEEVYRALSSNELQVNSENEVYEAALHYHFSPEQVETDQVYLQDNLKMLETVRFCLIEKHILERLHSRLSPCPLRDLVSEALKYHELEILQPVLQSPLTQPRSTLHCILGFGGMFCSIPYIDPEPLFQVYHPSWGEWRTLNAAPGPQMSNQGIVVLNNFVYLIGGDKNTRRFRAETRCWRYDPRHNRWCTIQPLQRQHADHCVCVAGGHIYAIGGRDYSNELDTVERYDPRTNRWEYVAPLKREVYAHAGATVDGKIYITCGRRGMTYLKETYCYDPAVDAWTECALGPVERAWHGMASVNGRVYVIGGSNDQHGYRRDVVKVGCFNPANNSWSVVNPLPAGHGEPGVAVLDSRIYILGGRSHDRGDRMKYVHVYNSEADEWDTDTEFTECVSGLAACVVLMPPAVIAQTKSWEGSKASWDDVAENSEASSED from the exons ATGCGTTTAAGAACCGTCGTTACTGGGGCATCTAAATGTACATGGACGATACCACGGAAGTTAGCAGAAG ATAACGCAATGAAGCCCGAGTACAAGTTTCCTGCTATGGCTGAAGACAGAGACCTGGGGCGGCCTCCAATTGGAGAACGTCGCAAGGGCCGACAAACATTCTGGAGCTCGTCCCACTTCTGCAGCCTGCTAGACGGCCTGGTGGGGCTCAGACAGTCCGGGCTACTGTTTGATGTGGTGCTCCTGGTGGAGGGGCGACCCATACAGGCTCACCGCATACTGCTGGCAGCCTCCTGTGACTACTTCAG AGGAATGTTTGCTGGAGGGCTTCGTGAGACGCAACAAAATGAGATCCCGATTCATGGAGTAACATACTTAGccatgaagaaaatacttgattACATCTACACTTCAGAGATTGAGTTAGACCTGGAGTGTGTACAGGATGTTCTGGTTGCTGCCACTTTGTTACAG CTTGAGATTGTCATTGGCTTCTGTTGTGACTTCCTCTACTCCTGGCTGGATGAGACAAACATTTTAGAGGTCCACCATCTTGCTGATATGTATGGACTGGAACAGCTCAAAACTCGAGTCCACTCCTACATCCTCAAGAACATCCAGAGCCTGTCTCGGACTGATGTGTACCGACAGCTGCCCCAAGAGGAGGTGTACAGGGCCCTGAGCAGTAATGAGCTTCAGGTGAACAGCGAGAATGAGGTGTATGAGGCAGCGCTGCACTATCACTTCAGCCCAGAGCAGGTGGAAACTGACCAGGTCTACCTCCAG gacAACCTGAAAATGCTGGAGACGGTGCGCTTCTGTCTGATTGAGAAGCATATATTGGAGAGGTTGCACAGCAGACTCAGCCCATGTCCTCTGAGGGATCTGGTTTCTGAAGCTCTTAAATATCATGAACTGGAAATCCTGCAGCCTGTCCTCCAAAGTCCTCTGACTCAGCCACGCTCCACTCTGCACTGTATCCTGGGATTTGGGGGCATGTTCTGCTCCATCCCATACATCGACCCAGAACCTCTGTTTCAGGTGTATCACCCGAGCTGGGGCGAGTGGAGGACTCTGAATGCAGCGCCTGGTCCACAGATGTCCAACCAGGGCATTGTGGTGCTTAACAATTTTGTGTACCTCATCGGTGGGGATAAGAACACCAGGAGGTTTAGGGCTGAGACTCGCTGTTGGAG GTATGACCCTCGCCATAACCGCTGGTGCACTATCCAGCCTTTGCAGCGGCAGCATGCGGAccattgtgtttgtgtggcagGTGGTCACATTTACGCCATTGGAGGTCGGGATTATAGCAATGAACTGGACACTGTGGAGCGCTACGACCCACGCACTAACAGATGGGAATATGTAGCACCTCTAAAACGAGAG GTCTATGCACATGCTGGGGCCACTGTTGATGGAAAAATATACATCACTTGTGGTCGAAGAGGAATGACCTACCTCAAAGAGACTTACTGCTATGACCCTGCAGTGGATGCTTGGACAGAGTGCGCACTGGGGCCAGTGGAGCGGGCCTGGCACGGCATGGCCTCAGTGAATGGACGTGTTTATGTTATCGGGGGAAGTAATGATCAACACGGGTATCGACGAGATGTTGTCAAG GTGGGATGCTTCAACCCAGCCAATAACTCTTGGTCTGTGGTGAACCCACTGCCCGCTGGTCACGGAGAGCCTGGTGTTGCAGTCCTGGACAGTCGCATTTACATCCTGGGGGGGCGCTCTCACGATAGGGGTGACAGGATGAAGTATGTGCATGTGTACAACAGCGAGGCAGATGAGTGGGACACGGACACTGAGTTTACAGAGTGCGTCTCTGGGCTGGCCGCCTGTGTCGTTCTCATGCCCCCTGCTGTTATCGCTCAGACCAAGAGCTGGGAGGgcagcaaagcatcatgggacgACGTTGCAGAAAACTCAGAGGCCTCCAGTGAGGACTGA
- the tbx16 gene encoding T-box transcription factor 16, with protein sequence MAAGPDAYLQGNIRMTLEDPELWKSFHEIGTEMIITKPGRRMFPHCKVNISGLIPCAKYILLVDMVPEDGFRYKWNKDKWEVAGKAEPQPPCRTYLHPDSPAPGSHWMKQSVSFLKLKLTNNTLDQHGHIILHSMHRYYPRFHIVQADDLFSVRWSVFQTFTFPETSFTAVTAYQNTKITKLKIDHNPFAKGFRDEGTNKKRRANKSPDSADKKTKMTDMLARDSEEDIQQDFCRQSFEVFDGEEVDKRKEVDPVKEESYSPWAADREQSVRTESPNGTDTRDMYNTEQLVPAPASYQPYRFHEYSGKSPSPSSSASRSSVGSGRFEPRVPDVATVPEHDSSKAARPQDMVASSSSCVPQNLPQDYTGVLNMTMAQAGKPGVIGHPIYNPYGTAEQPLAQWSNAAPSQYPAPHHLTADYPTQAVHPGYHHSNMAEWSQYPLFSYSCW encoded by the exons ATGGCAGCTGGTCCTGATGCCTACCTCCAAGGCAACATCAGAATGACCCTGGAGGACCCTGAGCTGTGGAAGTCCTTTCATGAAATAGGAACTGAGATGATCATCACCAAACCTGGCAG GAGGATGTTTCCACATTGCAAGGTCAACATCTCTGGCCTTATCCCCTGTGCCAAATATATTCTACTGGTTGACATGGTTCCTGAGGATGGATTCAGATACAAA TGGAATAAAGACAAGTGGGAGGTGGCAGGCAAAGCGGAGCCCCAGCCACCGTGCAGGACCTACCTCCACCCGGACTCCCCAGCCCCCGGGAGCCACTGGATGAAGCAGTCCGTATCCTTCCTCAAGCTCAAGCTCACCAATAACACCCTGGACCAGCATGGACAT ATCATTCTGCACTCCATGCACCGCTACTACCCGCGCTTCCACATAGTCCAGGCCGATGACCTCTTCAGTGTGCGTTGGAGTGTGTTCCAGACCTTCACTTTCCCCGAGACCTCGTTCACAGCAGTCACAGCCTACCAAAACACTAAG attACCAAACTCAAGATTGACCACAACCCATTTGCTAAAGGATTCCGAGATGAGGGCACTAACAAGAAAAG GCGTGCCAACAAGAGCCCAGACAGTGCTGACAAAAAAACTAAGATGACTGACATGTTGGCCCGAGACTCTGAGGAGGACATCCAGCAAG ACTTCTGCAGGCAGTCCTTTGAAGTTTTTGATGGTGAAGAGGTGGACAAACGGAAGGAGGTGGACCCTGTGAAAGAGGAGAGTTACTCCCCCTGGGCTGCAGACCGAGAGCAGAGCGTCAGGACAGAGTCTCCAAATGGGACAGACACCCGGGACATGTATAATACAGAGCAGCTAGTGCCGGCTCCTGCTTCCTATCAACCCTACAG GTTCCACGAGTATTCTGGCAagtccccctccccctcttcctctgctaGTAGAAGCAGCGTTGGCTCTGGACGCTTTGAACCAAGAGTCCCAGATGTCGCAACTGTCCCGGAACACGACTCCTCCAAAGCTGCCAGACCACAAGACATGgtcgcctcctcttcctcctgtgtcCCCCAGAATCTACCCCAGGACTATACAGGTGTTCTCAACATGACCATGGCCCAAGCTGGCAAACCCGGCGTGATTGGACACCCCATCTACAACCCCTATGGCACAGCAGAGCAGCCATTGGCACAGTGGAGCAATGCAGCACCATCCCAGTACCCAGCACCCCATCACCTGACAGCGGACTACCCCACACAGGCAGTGCACCCTGGTTACCATCATAGCAACATGGCAGAGTGGAGCCAGTACCCTCTTTTCTCCTATTCATGCTGGTGA